In one window of Candidatus Palauibacter australiensis DNA:
- a CDS encoding LysM peptidoglycan-binding domain-containing protein, whose protein sequence is MLAALVLHGCAFTQRTLDNGPVPESANVEPGALEAGRADPSEATPESGDAPASASAPAPDDELMPEDPVVPDPVDEADAGPTEAEIDRAVREMLGGDPMGLVHEGEDPRVFKLEMNERVRSWVHYFQTVIGERFATYLGRKTRYEPMIRRKLREAGLPQDLIYLSLIESGMNPNAYSRASAVGLWQFIAGTGRQYGLEISYWIDERRDPEKATDAALRHLKDLYEEFGSWYLAAAAYNGGPNRVRRGLRTVPGATFWDLADRRLLRRETRDYVPKIIAAALIGHDPARYGFPDPERETIPEYAKVRVPDATSFDVLAEAAGTDEETINLLNAEFPRDVTPPHREVEVRVPVEGAARFAARYAAVPADERVTWTFHTVQRGHTLGWIGQQYGVSVAALRAANGNLNPRRLQIGQELVIPRSARASGASIAQSSNARPVTARTNAEGTTVVTVQRGQTLDVIAQRYGVSVAALRAANGNVNPRRLQIGQELLVPRAGRPAGAGSAGSASGGGGPVTIVVRPGDSLWLIARRHAVSTRELIEWNRLSSTRIHPGDRLQIRR, encoded by the coding sequence GTGCTCGCCGCACTCGTGCTGCACGGCTGCGCGTTCACACAGCGCACCCTCGATAACGGCCCGGTCCCGGAGTCCGCCAACGTCGAGCCGGGGGCGCTCGAGGCCGGCAGGGCGGACCCGTCCGAAGCGACCCCGGAATCGGGAGACGCTCCCGCGTCGGCGTCGGCTCCAGCGCCCGACGACGAGTTGATGCCGGAGGACCCGGTCGTGCCGGATCCGGTCGACGAAGCGGACGCCGGGCCGACCGAGGCGGAGATCGACCGAGCCGTCCGCGAGATGCTCGGCGGCGATCCGATGGGGCTGGTCCACGAAGGGGAGGATCCGCGCGTCTTCAAGCTCGAGATGAACGAGCGCGTCCGATCGTGGGTCCACTACTTCCAGACCGTCATCGGCGAACGCTTCGCGACCTACCTCGGCCGCAAGACGCGCTACGAGCCCATGATTCGCCGGAAGCTGCGCGAGGCGGGGCTGCCGCAGGACCTCATCTACCTGTCGCTCATCGAGAGCGGGATGAACCCGAACGCCTACAGCCGCGCGAGCGCGGTGGGCCTGTGGCAGTTCATCGCGGGTACGGGGCGCCAGTACGGCCTCGAGATATCCTACTGGATCGACGAACGGAGAGACCCGGAGAAGGCGACGGACGCCGCGCTCCGGCACCTCAAGGACCTGTACGAGGAGTTCGGTTCCTGGTACCTCGCGGCGGCGGCCTACAACGGAGGGCCGAACCGGGTTCGCCGCGGGCTTCGCACCGTGCCCGGCGCGACCTTCTGGGATCTCGCCGACCGCCGTCTGCTGCGGCGCGAGACGCGGGACTACGTGCCGAAGATCATCGCGGCGGCCCTGATCGGACACGATCCCGCGCGCTACGGGTTCCCGGATCCTGAACGGGAGACGATCCCGGAGTACGCGAAGGTGCGCGTACCCGACGCGACGAGCTTCGATGTCCTCGCCGAGGCCGCCGGGACCGACGAGGAGACGATCAACCTCCTCAACGCCGAGTTCCCGCGCGACGTGACCCCGCCGCACCGGGAGGTCGAGGTTCGGGTCCCGGTCGAGGGGGCAGCCCGGTTCGCGGCGCGGTATGCCGCCGTGCCGGCCGATGAGCGGGTGACCTGGACGTTCCACACGGTCCAGCGCGGACACACGCTGGGGTGGATCGGACAGCAGTACGGGGTGTCGGTGGCGGCGTTGCGCGCGGCGAACGGCAACCTGAACCCGCGCCGCCTGCAGATCGGCCAGGAACTCGTGATTCCCCGGTCCGCGCGGGCCTCCGGCGCATCGATTGCGCAGAGTTCGAATGCCCGTCCGGTCACCGCGCGCACGAATGCCGAGGGGACGACCGTCGTCACCGTGCAGCGCGGGCAGACGCTCGACGTAATCGCGCAGCGATACGGTGTTTCGGTGGCGGCGCTGCGGGCCGCGAACGGCAACGTGAATCCGCGCCGCCTGCAGATCGGACAGGAGCTGCTGGTTCCGCGAGCCGGTAGGCCGGCCGGGGCGGGGTCCGCCGGGTCCGCGAGCGGCGGTGGCGGGCCTGTGACGATC
- the guaB gene encoding IMP dehydrogenase codes for MEAPTPRSSREALTFDDVLLAPGHALVHPADVDVSTRLTQRIRLQIPLLSAAMDTVTEYRMAIALAREGGIGIIHKNMSVEAQAQQVDRVKRSESGMILNPVTLGPDATLGEARRRMREFSISGVPIVGDDGALVGILTNRDLVFETDLSRPVRDVMTSENLVTAPTGTSLEEAEEILRRHKIEKLPVVGEDGRLAGLITVKDIFKRRQFPHATKDGHGRLRVGAAVGASRNELGRARELAKAGADVIVVDTAHGHSEGVLDAVSRVREALPDIDLIAGNVATREGAAALVERGVDAVKVGVGPGSICTTRVVTGVGVPQVTAIEDSVAGAEGRVPVIGDGGIKYSGDLVKAIAAGAETCMLGSMFAGTDESPGETFLLEGRRFKVIRGMGSLAAMQAGSADRYFQEGSAAQKLVPEGIEGRVPYKGPVSDTVFQLVGGLRSGMGYCGAATIDELRRDAHFLRITSGGLRESHPHDVVITREAPNYHV; via the coding sequence ATGGAAGCTCCCACGCCGCGCTCCAGCCGCGAAGCGCTCACCTTTGACGACGTTCTGCTCGCTCCCGGGCATGCGCTTGTCCATCCGGCGGATGTCGATGTCTCCACCCGCCTGACTCAACGCATCCGACTCCAGATTCCGCTGCTCTCGGCCGCCATGGACACGGTGACGGAGTACCGCATGGCCATCGCTCTCGCGCGCGAGGGCGGGATCGGCATCATCCACAAGAACATGTCGGTCGAAGCCCAGGCCCAGCAGGTCGACCGGGTGAAGCGGTCCGAGAGCGGAATGATTCTGAACCCCGTCACGCTCGGGCCCGACGCCACGCTGGGCGAAGCCCGCAGACGAATGAGAGAGTTCTCGATCAGCGGTGTCCCGATCGTGGGAGACGACGGCGCGCTTGTCGGGATTCTGACCAACCGCGACCTCGTGTTCGAAACGGACCTCTCGCGGCCGGTGCGGGACGTGATGACGAGCGAGAATCTCGTGACCGCGCCCACCGGGACTTCGCTCGAGGAAGCCGAGGAGATTCTCCGCCGCCACAAGATCGAAAAACTCCCCGTCGTGGGAGAGGACGGGCGGCTCGCCGGGCTCATCACGGTCAAGGACATCTTCAAGCGGCGGCAGTTTCCCCACGCGACGAAGGATGGCCACGGGCGGCTCCGGGTGGGAGCGGCCGTAGGGGCGAGCCGGAACGAACTCGGGCGGGCGCGGGAACTCGCGAAGGCCGGAGCGGACGTTATCGTCGTCGACACCGCGCACGGACACTCGGAGGGCGTCCTCGACGCCGTCTCCCGGGTCCGGGAGGCGCTGCCCGACATCGACCTCATCGCCGGCAATGTCGCGACCCGCGAAGGGGCGGCGGCGCTCGTCGAGCGGGGTGTGGATGCGGTCAAGGTCGGCGTGGGGCCGGGGTCCATCTGCACGACGCGCGTCGTCACGGGTGTCGGCGTACCCCAGGTCACGGCGATCGAGGACAGCGTGGCGGGGGCGGAGGGGCGCGTGCCGGTGATCGGTGACGGCGGCATCAAGTATTCCGGCGACCTCGTGAAGGCGATCGCGGCGGGGGCGGAGACGTGCATGCTCGGGTCGATGTTCGCGGGCACCGACGAGAGCCCCGGGGAGACCTTCCTCCTCGAGGGCCGGCGGTTCAAGGTGATCCGCGGCATGGGCTCGCTCGCGGCCATGCAGGCCGGCTCGGCGGACCGGTACTTCCAGGAGGGATCGGCCGCCCAGAAGCTGGTCCCCGAGGGGATCGAAGGCCGGGTGCCCTACAAGGGGCCGGTCTCGGACACCGTGTTCCAACTCGTCGGCGGACTTCGCAGCGGCATGGGCTATTGCGGCGCCGCCACCATCGACGAACTTCGCCGGGATGCCCACTTCCTCCGCATCACTTCCGGCGGACTTCGCGAGTCCCATCCGCACGACGTCGTGATCACGCGCGAAGCCCCCAACTACCACGTCTAG
- a CDS encoding DUF2281 domain-containing protein, translated as MAEEGMNEILRKKIWRKLQALPEDKQYEVVDFIDYLASKYASRPASGADPFQHFAESVHRGLRRTRASTTAVKGTMKVLGAADRVIDSFREAGRGFLAELEAGNPEPEPREDRPPPETREIVVDP; from the coding sequence ATGGCCGAAGAAGGCATGAACGAGATCCTGAGGAAGAAGATCTGGAGGAAGCTCCAGGCTCTCCCCGAGGACAAGCAGTACGAGGTCGTCGATTTCATCGACTATCTCGCGTCGAAGTACGCCTCCCGGCCGGCGTCCGGCGCGGACCCGTTCCAGCACTTCGCCGAGTCCGTCCACCGGGGGCTGCGGAGGACGCGGGCTTCGACGACCGCGGTCAAGGGAACGATGAAAGTGCTCGGCGCGGCCGACCGCGTGATCGACTCGTTCCGCGAAGCCGGGCGCGGATTCCTCGCCGAACTCGAAGCGGGCAACCCGGAACCGGAACCCCGGGAGGACCGCCCTCCGCCCGAAACGCGCGAGATCGTCGTCGACCCGTAG